In the genome of Chlamydia ibidis 10-1398/6, one region contains:
- a CDS encoding phage holin family protein, with protein sequence MPFAREAETQRICWKCEGSVSIHMPQCPYCSAFLQDPPEASSGFASCHLSLSEETPSKQGTEDLFTVSTEDWDAVLSEQRALNTSNDHVNPNMHWSWLQYWPMAALFLGVGLAAFAVVILLFATDAGLTLSWPKNRAYLYGCVGALLAYRGYTRIGQ encoded by the coding sequence ATGCCATTTGCTAGAGAGGCAGAGACACAGCGGATCTGTTGGAAATGTGAAGGTAGCGTGTCGATTCATATGCCTCAGTGCCCCTACTGTAGTGCTTTTCTTCAAGATCCTCCGGAAGCTTCCAGTGGATTTGCTTCTTGTCATCTCTCTCTCTCTGAAGAGACTCCTTCAAAACAGGGAACGGAGGATCTATTCACTGTTTCCACGGAAGATTGGGATGCTGTCCTTAGTGAACAGCGTGCCTTAAATACGTCTAACGATCACGTTAATCCCAATATGCATTGGTCTTGGTTACAATACTGGCCAATGGCAGCATTGTTTTTAGGCGTGGGACTAGCTGCGTTTGCTGTAGTGATCTTATTGTTTGCGACTGATGCGGGTCTGACACTTAGTTGGCCTAAGAATCGCGCTTATCTCTATGGCTGTGTTGGCGCGCTCCTTGCTTATCGTGGTTATACAAGGATTGGACAATAA
- the lpdA gene encoding dihydrolipoyl dehydrogenase: protein MTKDFDCVVIGAGPGGYVAAITAAQQGLTTALIEEKQAGGTCLNRGCIPSKALLVGAGIVSQIKHANQFGIHVDSYTIDYPAMVQRKNTVVQGIRQGLEGLIRSNKITVFQGKGSLISSTEVKVQGIDTELLKAKNIIIATGSEPRPFPGVPFSSRVLCSTGILNLTELPRRLAIIGGGVIGCEFGSLFHTLGVEVTIIEAADQILSVNNSEISKTMQDKFTRQGIRIITKASISHLEDLGDRVKLVVNDQTEEYDYVLVSIGRQFNTTDIGLDHGGVIRDDRGIIPVDETMRTNIPNIFAIGDITGKWLLAHVASHQGIIAGKNASGRHEVMDYSAIPSVIFTFPEVAMVGLSLDAAKQQNIPAKLTKFPFKAIGKAVAMAEADGFAAIVTHEESQQILGAYVIGPHAASLISEMTLAVRNELTLPCIYETIHAHPTLAEIWSESALLATNHPLHLPPKL, encoded by the coding sequence ATGACTAAGGATTTCGACTGTGTAGTTATTGGTGCAGGACCTGGTGGTTATGTTGCAGCGATAACTGCTGCTCAGCAAGGATTGACTACTGCTCTTATTGAAGAAAAACAAGCTGGGGGGACATGCCTAAATCGTGGTTGTATACCTTCAAAGGCTCTTTTAGTTGGCGCGGGTATTGTCTCTCAAATTAAACATGCTAATCAGTTCGGAATTCATGTTGATAGTTATACGATTGATTATCCTGCGATGGTACAAAGGAAAAATACTGTTGTGCAAGGAATTCGTCAGGGTCTTGAAGGACTGATTCGTAGTAATAAAATCACTGTGTTCCAAGGCAAAGGATCTTTAATTTCATCTACAGAAGTAAAAGTACAAGGCATAGACACAGAACTCCTAAAAGCTAAGAATATTATTATTGCCACAGGATCCGAACCTAGACCATTCCCCGGAGTTCCTTTTTCATCCCGAGTACTCTGCTCAACAGGTATTTTGAACCTCACCGAGCTACCACGAAGGCTCGCTATTATTGGTGGCGGAGTTATTGGCTGTGAATTCGGTTCACTGTTTCATACCTTAGGGGTGGAAGTAACAATCATAGAAGCTGCTGATCAGATTTTATCGGTGAATAACTCTGAAATTTCTAAAACAATGCAGGATAAATTTACACGCCAAGGGATTCGGATAATTACAAAAGCTTCGATTTCTCATCTTGAAGATCTAGGAGATCGTGTAAAATTAGTAGTTAACGACCAAACAGAAGAGTATGATTATGTCCTTGTATCTATCGGTCGTCAATTCAATACTACTGATATTGGATTAGATCATGGTGGCGTAATTCGTGACGACCGCGGGATAATTCCGGTAGATGAGACTATGAGAACAAATATCCCTAATATTTTTGCTATTGGTGATATTACGGGTAAGTGGTTGCTTGCGCACGTGGCTTCACATCAAGGTATTATTGCAGGTAAAAATGCTAGTGGGCGCCATGAAGTTATGGACTACTCTGCAATACCGTCAGTGATCTTTACATTCCCTGAAGTAGCTATGGTAGGGTTATCTTTGGATGCCGCTAAGCAACAAAATATTCCCGCCAAGTTAACTAAATTCCCATTTAAGGCTATAGGAAAAGCAGTTGCTATGGCTGAAGCTGATGGTTTCGCAGCGATTGTTACACACGAAGAATCGCAACAAATTCTTGGAGCTTACGTCATTGGGCCTCATGCAGCCTCTCTTATTTCAGAAATGACATTAGCAGTGCGCAATGAACTGACTCTTCCATGCATTTATGAAACAATCCATGCGCATCCTACTCTTGCAGAAATTTGGTCAGAAAGTGCCTTATTAGCAACCAATCACCCTCTACACTTGCCACCTAAATTATGA
- the lipA gene encoding lipoyl synthase, translating to MTDKLSSTQISSSKKLSPRLPQWLRRVLPRGHSAEYTDASIRRAQMPTVCEEALCPNRALCWSRKTATYLALGDACTRRCGFCNIDFTKHPLPPDPDEPSKIAASAKELRLKHIVITMVARDDLEDGGASALVAIVEKLHEELPDSTVEILASDFQGNVHALHKLLDSGLAIYNHNVETVERLSPLVRHKATYRRSLLMLQEARNYLPNLKIKSGIMVGLGEQENEVKQTLKDLASHGVSIVTIGQYLRPSRLHIPVKEYVTPETFEYYRSVGESLGLMIYAGPFVRSSFNADIILNEITNKNIK from the coding sequence ATGACGGATAAACTTTCTTCCACTCAAATATCTTCTAGTAAGAAACTTTCACCACGTCTTCCTCAATGGTTAAGACGTGTGTTACCTAGGGGACATAGCGCAGAATATACTGATGCTTCTATACGTAGAGCGCAGATGCCTACAGTATGTGAGGAAGCCTTATGCCCTAACCGTGCTCTCTGTTGGTCTAGAAAAACAGCAACATATCTAGCATTAGGAGATGCATGTACGCGACGTTGTGGATTCTGCAATATCGATTTCACCAAACATCCTCTCCCACCAGATCCAGATGAACCTAGTAAAATTGCAGCATCAGCTAAAGAGTTACGGTTGAAACATATTGTCATTACTATGGTAGCCCGTGACGACTTAGAAGATGGTGGAGCTAGCGCACTTGTAGCAATCGTTGAGAAGTTACATGAGGAACTTCCTGATTCTACTGTAGAAATTCTTGCCTCGGACTTTCAAGGCAATGTACATGCATTACACAAGTTACTAGACTCAGGACTCGCGATTTACAATCACAATGTAGAAACTGTAGAACGATTATCCCCCTTAGTACGACATAAAGCTACTTATCGTAGATCATTACTTATGCTACAGGAAGCAAGAAATTATCTTCCTAATCTTAAAATTAAGTCTGGGATCATGGTCGGCTTAGGAGAACAAGAGAACGAAGTAAAACAGACTCTAAAAGATCTGGCAAGCCATGGTGTATCCATTGTCACGATTGGTCAATATCTACGTCCTTCTCGATTACATATTCCGGTAAAAGAATACGTAACTCCTGAAACCTTCGAATATTATCGATCTGTAGGGGAATCATTAGGTTTAATGATATATGCTGGACCTTTTGTGCGTTCTAGTTTTAATGCTGATATTATCCTTAATGAGATCACGAATAAAAACATTAAATAA
- the sctJ gene encoding type III secretion system inner membrane ring lipoprotein SctJ: MFRRSVSWCLFFVMTLLCCTSCNSRSLIVHGLPGREANEIVVLLVSKGVAAQKQPQVASAAAGGSTEQMWDISVPAAQITEALAILNQAGLPRMKGTSLLDLFAKQGLVPSEMQEKIRYQEGLSEQMASTIRKMDGIVDASVQISFTTETEENLPLTASVYIKHRGVLDNPNSILASKIKRLVASAVPGLVPENVSVISDRAAYSDITINGPWGLSDEIDYVSVWGIVLAKSSLGKFRFVFYCLVLLLFILSSGLLWLIWKTHTLILTLGGAKGFFDPAPYSKISLEKKSEEPGKEEKQGESGQQLDETGASKEAKENSPESVEGNEEHEDA, from the coding sequence ATGTTTCGTCGTTCTGTTTCCTGGTGCTTATTTTTTGTGATGACTCTACTTTGCTGTACTAGTTGTAACAGCAGGTCCTTGATAGTTCATGGTCTTCCTGGACGAGAGGCAAACGAAATTGTCGTTTTGCTTGTTAGCAAAGGAGTAGCTGCACAAAAACAACCTCAAGTTGCCTCTGCAGCTGCAGGCGGATCAACTGAACAAATGTGGGATATTTCTGTCCCAGCAGCACAAATTACAGAGGCGTTAGCCATCTTAAATCAAGCGGGTCTTCCTCGTATGAAAGGGACAAGCCTGTTAGACCTATTTGCTAAGCAAGGTTTAGTGCCCTCAGAAATGCAAGAGAAAATTCGTTATCAAGAAGGCTTATCTGAGCAAATGGCATCCACCATTAGGAAAATGGATGGTATTGTAGACGCTAGCGTACAGATCTCATTTACTACAGAAACAGAAGAAAATCTCCCACTTACTGCATCCGTTTATATTAAGCATCGAGGCGTTTTAGATAACCCTAACAGTATTTTAGCCTCTAAAATTAAACGCTTAGTAGCAAGCGCCGTCCCCGGCTTAGTCCCTGAAAACGTATCTGTAATTAGTGACCGTGCTGCTTACAGTGATATCACAATTAATGGTCCTTGGGGCTTATCTGATGAAATTGATTATGTGTCTGTTTGGGGGATAGTATTAGCGAAATCTTCATTAGGAAAATTTCGCTTTGTTTTCTACTGTTTAGTTTTGCTTTTGTTTATTCTTTCAAGCGGTCTACTCTGGCTCATATGGAAGACACATACATTAATTCTCACCTTAGGGGGAGCTAAAGGGTTCTTTGATCCCGCTCCTTATTCCAAAATAAGCTTAGAAAAAAAATCTGAAGAACCAGGCAAGGAAGAAAAACAAGGAGAATCAGGACAACAGTTAGATGAAACCGGTGCTTCTAAAGAGGCTAAGGAAAATTCTCCTGAATCCGTAGAAGGAAATGAAGAACATGAGGATGCCTAG
- a CDS encoding HrpE/YscL family type III secretion apparatus protein — MKFFSLIFKNDDIAPNKKILPPEAFSTLLDSQELLEKAKEDSAAFISATKEECEHLRQEAKERGFQEGSQAWNQQLAYLEKETHELREKFKESIVPLAIASVKKIIGKELETHPDTIVSIISNALKELTQHKKIIINVNPKDLPIVEEHRPAIKQIVEYADTLIIVPKADITEGGCIIETEAGIVNAQLDVQLAALEKAFSSILKQKDPTNPPEQQQLSTSAQDMRDKQAEG; from the coding sequence ATGAAATTTTTTAGTTTAATTTTCAAAAATGATGATATAGCGCCTAATAAAAAGATTCTTCCTCCTGAAGCTTTCTCTACTCTTCTTGACTCTCAAGAACTTTTGGAAAAAGCAAAAGAAGATAGTGCAGCTTTTATTAGTGCTACTAAAGAAGAATGCGAACATCTTCGTCAAGAGGCTAAAGAACGTGGGTTTCAAGAGGGAAGTCAAGCATGGAATCAACAATTGGCCTATTTAGAAAAAGAAACTCATGAACTACGAGAAAAATTTAAAGAATCAATAGTTCCCTTAGCAATAGCTAGTGTTAAGAAAATTATAGGCAAAGAGTTAGAAACTCATCCAGATACGATTGTTTCCATTATTAGTAATGCTCTGAAAGAGCTAACACAACACAAAAAAATTATCATCAATGTTAATCCAAAAGATTTACCTATAGTAGAAGAGCATCGTCCTGCAATTAAACAAATTGTTGAATATGCTGATACGCTTATTATTGTGCCTAAGGCTGATATCACAGAAGGAGGCTGTATAATTGAAACAGAAGCTGGAATTGTAAATGCGCAATTGGATGTCCAGCTGGCTGCTTTGGAAAAAGCTTTTTCTTCTATTTTAAAACAAAAAGATCCTACAAATCCTCCCGAGCAACAACAACTGTCCACATCTGCCCAAGACATGCGGGACAAGCAAGCAGAAGGGTAA
- the sctR gene encoding type III secretion system export apparatus subunit SctR: MQSNFRAFLFVFLLSTSWCFGESQVYDGACKSRCYPQQTISEVSPPQQMEMPKAHPMPTYRERVTADDVLPKENLSSGSFSDTYPDLTTQAIILIFLALSPFLVMLLTSYLKIIITLVLLRNALGVQQTPPSQVLNGIALILSIYVMFPTGVAMYNDARKEIAANTIPRDLFSAEGAETVFVALNKSKEPLRSFLIRNTPKSQIQSFYKISQKTFPAEIREHMTASDFVIVIPAFIMGQIKNAFEIGVLIYLPFFVIDLVTANVLVAMQMMMLSPLSISLPLKLLLVVMVDGWTLLLQGLMISFK, from the coding sequence ATGCAGAGTAATTTTCGAGCTTTCTTGTTTGTCTTTCTGCTTAGTACTTCATGGTGTTTTGGAGAATCTCAAGTATATGATGGGGCGTGCAAATCACGATGTTACCCACAGCAAACTATTAGTGAAGTTTCTCCTCCTCAGCAAATGGAAATGCCGAAGGCTCATCCTATGCCAACGTATCGTGAACGTGTAACTGCCGATGATGTTCTTCCAAAGGAAAATCTTTCATCTGGAAGTTTCTCAGATACGTATCCCGATTTAACGACGCAGGCAATTATTCTAATTTTTCTGGCGTTGTCACCATTTCTAGTGATGTTATTGACCTCTTATTTAAAAATTATCATCACGTTGGTTTTGTTAAGAAATGCTCTCGGAGTTCAGCAAACTCCTCCCAGTCAAGTCCTTAATGGAATAGCTCTTATATTATCGATATACGTAATGTTCCCTACGGGGGTTGCTATGTATAACGATGCCCGCAAAGAAATAGCTGCCAATACTATTCCTCGAGACTTGTTCTCCGCAGAAGGCGCGGAAACTGTATTCGTAGCCTTAAATAAATCGAAAGAGCCCCTACGTTCTTTTCTCATAAGAAACACACCAAAATCGCAGATTCAGAGCTTCTATAAAATCTCGCAAAAAACCTTCCCCGCTGAGATTCGAGAACATATGACCGCCTCAGACTTTGTCATTGTGATACCGGCATTTATTATGGGGCAAATAAAAAATGCATTTGAAATAGGTGTATTGATTTATCTACCATTCTTTGTCATTGATTTAGTTACGGCCAATGTTTTGGTTGCGATGCAAATGATGATGTTATCACCATTATCCATCTCATTGCCTTTAAAACTCTTGTTAGTGGTTATGGTAGATGGTTGGACTTTATTACTTCAGGGTCTAATGATTAGCTTTAAATAG
- the sctS gene encoding type III secretion system export apparatus subunit SctS translates to MIALATSFKSMLFEYSYQSLLLILIISAPPIIIASIVGILVAIFQAATQIQEQTFAFAIKLVVIFGTLMICGGWLSNMIFRFASQIFQNFYKWK, encoded by the coding sequence GTGATTGCACTTGCTACTAGTTTCAAATCAATGCTCTTTGAATATTCTTATCAGTCCCTATTGCTGATTTTGATTATTTCTGCACCTCCTATTATTATAGCGTCTATTGTAGGTATTCTTGTTGCTATTTTCCAAGCGGCAACGCAAATTCAAGAACAAACTTTTGCCTTCGCTATTAAACTAGTTGTCATTTTTGGAACTTTGATGATCTGTGGGGGATGGCTTAGCAATATGATTTTTCGTTTTGCTTCACAGATTTTCCAAAACTTTTATAAATGGAAGTAA
- a CDS encoding EscT/YscT/HrcT family type III secretion system export apparatus protein gives MAISLPELVSSFSSRYLDYIFQHPPAYVWSVFLLLLSRLLPIFAIVPFLGAKLFPSPIKIGIGLSWLALIFPLVLSQTHITNYLDDNIFYFLIIKEIFIGTLIGFILSFPFYAAQSAGSFITNQQGIQGLEGATSLISIEQTSPHGIFYHYFVTITFWLVGGHRIILAIVLQSLAVIPIHSFVPIEMMSLKAPVWVAIIKMCQLCLVMTIQLSAPAAVAMLMSDLFLGIINRMAPQVQVIYLLSALKAFMGLLFLTLSWWFIVKQIDYFTLAWFKETPYMLLGKHANVL, from the coding sequence ATGGCAATCTCTTTACCGGAGCTTGTTTCTTCTTTTAGTTCTAGATATTTAGACTATATTTTTCAGCATCCTCCAGCATATGTTTGGAGTGTTTTTTTGCTGCTGCTATCACGTTTACTGCCTATTTTTGCTATTGTTCCCTTTTTAGGAGCGAAATTATTCCCCTCGCCCATAAAAATTGGTATCGGTTTATCTTGGTTAGCACTTATATTTCCTCTCGTACTTTCACAAACTCATATCACTAACTACTTAGACGATAACATTTTCTATTTTCTGATTATTAAAGAGATATTTATAGGAACATTAATCGGTTTTATCCTCTCTTTTCCTTTTTATGCTGCGCAATCTGCAGGTTCTTTTATTACTAACCAGCAAGGTATTCAAGGGTTAGAAGGTGCTACCTCTTTGATCTCTATCGAACAAACATCTCCTCATGGGATTTTTTATCATTATTTTGTAACAATTACATTCTGGCTTGTTGGAGGACATAGAATTATTCTTGCTATTGTTTTACAATCACTGGCAGTAATTCCAATTCACTCATTTGTTCCGATAGAGATGATGTCTCTCAAAGCTCCAGTATGGGTAGCAATCATCAAAATGTGCCAACTCTGCTTAGTAATGACTATTCAACTGAGTGCTCCAGCAGCGGTTGCTATGCTAATGTCCGATTTATTTCTTGGAATTATTAATAGGATGGCTCCACAAGTACAAGTTATCTACTTACTATCGGCACTAAAAGCTTTCATGGGATTGCTATTTTTGACTCTTTCTTGGTGGTTCATAGTAAAACAAATAGACTACTTCACCCTTGCATGGTTCAAGGAGACGCCGTACATGCTGCTAGGGAAGCATGCGAATGTCCTGTAG
- a CDS encoding DUF1494 domain-containing protein yields MRGVVRRKHSFLLLEVTVSFTLLGLLLATLGFWHTRMFCTQKKNEKIYAIFLQENRAYFQLRNLFSSVYDLPKENTTSLCSVMFDRGVYRDPDLAGVVRGDVVYNFSDRKLELHIQSLRNSHKRERLILLNHVSHVDFSSLGDENRANREIYVTICREVPGHSARTLSYQFPLEM; encoded by the coding sequence ATGCGTGGTGTTGTAAGAAGAAAGCATTCTTTTCTGCTGCTAGAAGTAACGGTTTCTTTTACTTTGCTTGGTTTGCTACTCGCTACACTAGGCTTTTGGCATACCCGTATGTTTTGTACACAAAAGAAAAATGAAAAAATATATGCTATATTTCTTCAGGAGAATCGTGCCTATTTCCAACTAAGAAATCTATTCAGTTCGGTTTATGACTTACCGAAAGAAAACACAACATCGTTATGTTCTGTTATGTTTGATCGCGGTGTATACCGCGATCCTGATTTAGCTGGCGTCGTGAGGGGGGATGTTGTTTATAATTTCTCTGATCGTAAGTTAGAGCTTCATATTCAAAGCCTTAGAAATTCACATAAAAGAGAACGTTTGATTCTACTAAATCATGTATCTCACGTAGACTTTTCATCTTTAGGTGATGAAAATAGGGCTAATAGGGAAATTTATGTGACTATATGTCGTGAAGTGCCTGGGCACTCAGCACGCACCCTATCCTACCAGTTTCCCTTGGAGATGTAG
- a CDS encoding type II secretion system protein, with product MRKQKRKQSITLIEMMVVITLIGIVGSALAFNMRGSIQKGKIFQTEQNCAKVYDILMMEYASSGASLKEVIARKEAILAESSWCREGSKLLKDAWGNDLIVQLNDKGDDLLVFSKRIEKHNR from the coding sequence ATGAGAAAACAAAAACGTAAACAATCAATTACTTTAATTGAGATGATGGTTGTTATCACCTTAATAGGAATTGTTGGGAGTGCCCTAGCGTTCAATATGCGTGGTAGTATCCAGAAGGGTAAGATTTTTCAAACGGAGCAGAATTGTGCTAAAGTTTATGATATTTTGATGATGGAGTACGCATCGAGCGGAGCTTCACTAAAAGAAGTAATCGCGCGTAAAGAAGCTATTCTTGCGGAGTCTTCTTGGTGTCGAGAAGGCAGCAAATTATTGAAAGATGCTTGGGGGAATGATCTTATTGTTCAACTCAACGATAAAGGTGATGATCTTCTGGTATTTTCTAAGCGTATTGAAAAGCACAATAGATAG
- a CDS encoding type II secretion system F family protein, producing MPRYRYTYLNEKEQKRRGYLEALHIQEAREKLKESGKHFLSIREVAIPTIRVSNAEKIVFSKQLLLLLKSGLPLYETLSALRDQYQGQPMASLLTSFMNHLRSGGALSEVLASYPRIFDNFYCSGVMAGERVGNLEGALENIIGVLEEREQVTKKMWAALSYPIVLIGFSVLVILFFLMGVIPSLKETFDSIELNGITYAVFGISDFVCSYGYLLLVGVCVCFGFAFITRNRSFWKRGIERFIFAFPGLKNFFVKVGFSRFCSVVSAILRGGGTLIEGLELGCHSIPYEFLRNDMETVVHSVIGGNALSHELRKKKWVPQLALGMISLGEESGELADVLGYIANIYNEDTQKTLSWITSWCQPVILVVLGGVIGVIMLAVLIPLTSNIQTL from the coding sequence ATGCCGAGATATCGCTATACCTATCTTAATGAAAAAGAACAGAAAAGACGTGGTTATCTTGAAGCTTTGCACATCCAGGAGGCTAGAGAAAAACTTAAAGAATCGGGGAAACATTTTTTGTCTATTCGCGAAGTAGCGATTCCTACTATTCGCGTTAGTAATGCAGAGAAGATCGTATTCAGTAAGCAACTATTATTGCTTCTAAAATCCGGGTTGCCCCTGTATGAAACACTGTCTGCTTTGAGAGATCAGTACCAAGGTCAGCCGATGGCTAGTTTACTTACTTCGTTCATGAATCATTTACGTTCGGGGGGAGCGTTATCTGAGGTTTTGGCATCCTATCCGAGAATTTTTGATAACTTTTATTGTAGCGGAGTGATGGCAGGAGAACGTGTAGGAAATCTAGAAGGAGCTTTAGAAAATATTATTGGTGTTTTAGAGGAACGAGAGCAAGTAACTAAAAAAATGTGGGCTGCATTGAGTTATCCCATTGTCTTAATAGGATTTTCTGTTCTTGTTATTTTATTTTTTTTAATGGGAGTAATTCCTTCTTTGAAAGAGACTTTTGATTCTATAGAACTCAACGGCATTACATATGCAGTTTTTGGTATTAGCGATTTTGTCTGTAGCTATGGCTATCTACTTCTTGTAGGGGTTTGTGTTTGCTTTGGATTTGCTTTTATAACTAGAAATCGAAGTTTCTGGAAGCGTGGTATAGAAAGGTTCATTTTTGCTTTTCCTGGATTGAAGAATTTTTTTGTCAAAGTAGGGTTTAGTCGTTTTTGTTCCGTAGTTTCCGCGATTTTACGTGGTGGGGGCACCCTAATAGAGGGTCTTGAGTTAGGATGCCACTCTATTCCCTATGAATTTTTACGTAACGATATGGAAACAGTCGTGCATAGTGTTATTGGCGGTAATGCTTTGAGTCACGAGTTAAGAAAGAAAAAATGGGTTCCGCAATTGGCTTTAGGAATGATCTCTTTAGGAGAGGAATCAGGAGAATTAGCAGACGTGTTAGGTTATATTGCTAATATTTACAATGAGGATACACAAAAAACTCTTAGCTGGATAACCTCGTGGTGCCAACCAGTTATCTTAGTAGTTCTTGGAGGAGTTATAGGGGTTATTATGTTGGCAGTATTAATACCGCTAACCAGTAACATACAAACATTATAA
- a CDS encoding GspE/PulE family protein, giving the protein MTDAKLSSEFLELFPYAFLKKHHLLPIKETPDEVTMACAISTPLVARDEIQLLVKKNVTFVFQEESEILKDLQQLYSNLHGNASDMLLSIKSDQVEDAEEEDLLESTESIPAVRLLNLILKEAIEERASDIHFDPLVDALRIRYRIDGVLHDRHSPPVHLRSALITRVKVLAKMDIAEHRLPQDGRIKIQIAGQEVDMRVSTVPVIYGERVVLRILDKRNVILDIGGLHMPRDIETAFKESVSVPEGILLVTGPTGSGKTTTLYSVIQHLSGPFTNIMTIEDPPEYKLSGIAQIAVRPKIGLTFARGLRHLLRQDPDVIMVGEIRDHETAEIAIQAALTGHLVISTLHTNDAISAIPRLLDMGIEPYLLSATIIGVMAQRLVRTICPHCKECYAPNAEEKAFLLSHGYDPESILYHGLGCSRCFRSGYKGRQGLYEFFRPDTVIRSEIAMNRPYHTLREIADSKGFLPLLSHGVTTALSGDTTLSEVFRVTRRYD; this is encoded by the coding sequence ATGACGGACGCTAAGTTATCTTCTGAATTCTTAGAGTTATTTCCCTACGCCTTCCTAAAAAAACATCACCTTCTCCCGATTAAAGAAACACCAGACGAAGTTACTATGGCGTGTGCTATCAGTACTCCTTTGGTAGCTCGAGACGAAATTCAGTTACTAGTCAAAAAAAACGTTACCTTTGTTTTTCAAGAAGAATCCGAAATATTAAAAGATTTGCAGCAATTGTATAGTAATCTTCATGGTAATGCTTCCGACATGCTCCTATCTATTAAGAGCGATCAAGTGGAGGATGCAGAAGAAGAAGATCTTCTAGAAAGTACAGAGTCTATCCCTGCTGTGCGTCTTCTGAATTTAATCCTAAAAGAAGCAATAGAGGAACGTGCCTCAGATATACATTTTGATCCTTTAGTAGATGCTCTTCGTATTCGTTACCGTATTGATGGCGTGTTGCATGATAGGCATTCTCCGCCAGTACATTTGCGATCAGCGTTAATTACGCGTGTTAAAGTATTGGCAAAAATGGATATTGCTGAGCATCGTTTGCCTCAAGACGGTAGAATTAAGATCCAAATTGCCGGTCAAGAAGTGGACATGCGTGTTAGCACTGTCCCAGTTATTTACGGTGAGAGAGTAGTTCTCCGTATCTTGGATAAACGTAATGTTATTCTTGATATTGGTGGTTTACATATGCCCAGGGATATCGAAACCGCTTTTAAAGAATCCGTCTCTGTTCCTGAAGGGATTTTACTTGTGACAGGACCAACTGGCAGTGGAAAGACAACAACGTTGTATAGTGTGATACAGCATTTATCGGGTCCTTTTACTAATATTATGACTATAGAAGATCCCCCAGAGTATAAGTTGTCTGGTATTGCACAAATTGCCGTGAGGCCAAAAATAGGCTTAACATTTGCACGCGGGCTACGCCATTTGCTCCGTCAGGATCCTGATGTTATTATGGTCGGTGAGATTCGAGATCATGAAACAGCAGAGATTGCTATACAAGCTGCTCTGACAGGACATTTGGTGATTAGTACCTTACATACAAACGATGCAATTTCTGCTATTCCTCGTCTTTTGGATATGGGTATAGAACCATATTTACTGTCTGCAACAATCATTGGGGTTATGGCCCAAAGATTAGTAAGAACAATTTGTCCCCATTGTAAAGAGTGTTATGCTCCTAATGCTGAGGAGAAAGCATTTCTGCTTTCTCATGGTTATGATCCTGAAAGTATTTTATATCACGGCTTAGGATGTTCACGTTGTTTCCGTTCAGGTTATAAAGGACGTCAAGGTTTATATGAATTTTTCCGTCCAGATACAGTAATACGTTCGGAAATTGCTATGAACCGTCCCTATCACACTCTTCGCGAGATTGCAGATAGTAAGGGGTTCCTCCCGTTGTTATCACACGGAGTTACAACGGCATTGTCAGGTGATACTACATTGTCAGAGGTATTTCGTGTTACAAGACGTTATGATTAG